A region from the Silene latifolia isolate original U9 population chromosome 7, ASM4854445v1, whole genome shotgun sequence genome encodes:
- the LOC141591677 gene encoding ureide permease 3-like isoform X1 codes for MFDSPIDPISPPVEFDKAIVDKIWGLDMWSCVLMAMLGGLFLSLGNVLIQYAWAFVGLSVAQVITSSIAVVIGTSLNYFLDDKINKVSILFPGVACFLTAVLLGSTVHSLTELLMWLSFKASVKI; via the exons ATGTTTGACAGTCCTATTGATCCTATTTCTCCTCCTGTCGAGTTTGATAAG GCAATTGTGGATAAAATTTGGGGATTA GATATGTGGTCATGTGTTTTGATGGCAATGCTAGGAGGACTGTTCTTGAGCCTTGGCAATGTGTTGATACAGTACGCATGGGCATTTGTTGGGCTTTCAGTTGCACAAGTAATTACTTCAAGTATTGCTGTTGTTATAG GTACATCTTTGAACTACTTCTTggacgataagataaataaagtgaGCATTTTGTTCCCTGGAGTTGCATGCTTTCTCACTGCTGTGTTACTTGGATCAACTGTTCACTCTCTAACGGAGCTGCTAATGTGGCTAAGCTTCAAAGCTTCCGTGAAAATATGA
- the LOC141589703 gene encoding protein HOTHEAD-like yields the protein MQDEIEDIAEENLNLKECQNEVDQPSSSLSLEKEIKKLRKHNLFLAKRVDVTHATEHCIVASVSKKGDESLVKTVSSLTKERDQLLIDLATCEIIGEWQTTVRDALLDVGISPFNGFTYDHKYGTKVGGTIFEENGRRHSRCRALASNPVTLDVLVQATVQRTTFNIEGIHLYRHKKKQTRGFKKFQGQSLIQTVGITKKGVYIEASNGFGQSTSSILRHHGIASAEIGQLSTIPPRLRTHKAIQDYKNRKQDLPFEVFNGGFILGKIARPRSIGHLKLIDTNVDNNPAVTFNYFSHPHDLRKCVESIRIIEKLVKSKHFVDYTGTDEEITQKLLNMSVQANVNLIPKQTNDTQSLEQFCKDTVITIWHYHGGCQVGRVVNHDYRVLGVDRVRVIDGSTFTESPGTNPQATVMMMGRYMGVKILRERLGKGANV from the exons ATGCAAGatgaaattgaggacatagctgaaGAAAATCTCAATTTAAAAGAGTGTCAAAATGAAGTTGATCAACCTAGTTCATCATTGAGTCTTGAAAAAGAGATTAAAAAGCTCCGAAAACATAATCTGTTTCTAGCTAAAAGGGTTGATGTAACGCATGCAACAGAGCACTGCATTGTTGCATCAGTGTCTAAAAAAGGAGATGAGTCCCTCGTTAAAACTGTGTCATCACTAAccaaagaacgtgaccaacttttgattgatctagcaacatgtGAAA taataggggagTGGCAAACAACAGTAAGGGATGCACTTTTAGATGTTGGAATTTCGCCTTTCAATGGATTTACTTATGATCACAAGTATGGCACTAAGGTTGGTGGCACTATTTTCGAGGAGAATGGCCGTCGTCATTCTCGCTGCCGAGCTTTAGCGTCCAACCCGGTTACGCTTGATGTCCTTGTCCAAGCCACTGTCCAACGAACCACTTTCAACATCGAAGGTATACATTTGTATAGACAT aaaaaaaaacaaacacgAGGTTTCAAGAAATTTCAAGGACAGTCTTTGATCCAGACTGTCGGGATTACGAAGAAGGGTGTGTATATTGAAGCTAGTAATGGGTTCGGTCAGTCTACTAGTAGTATTCTTCGTCACCATGGGATCGCTTCTGCTGAG ATTGGTCAGCTGTCAACAATCCCTCCAAGACTAAGAACACACAAGGCAATCCAAGACTACAAAAACAGGAAACAAGACTTACCCTTTGAGGTATTCAATGGAGGATTCATCTTAGGAAAGATAGCGAGACCGAGATCCATAGGACATCTCAAGCTGATTGACACGAATGTCGACAATAATCCCGCTGTCACCTTCAACTACTTCAGTCACCCTCATGATCTAAGAAAATGTGTCGAAAGCATAAGGATAATTGAGAAATTAGTCAAATCCAAGCATTTTGTAGATTACACTGGAACTGATGAAGAAATCACTCAGAAGTTGCTGAATATGAGTGTGCAGGCAAATGTTAATCTCATTCCGAAACAAACTAATGATACTCAGTCTTTAGAACAGTTCTGTAAGGACACTGTCATCACCATTTGGCATTATCATGGAGGTTGCCAAGTTGGCAGGGTAGTTAATCATGATTATCGGGTTCTTGGTGTTGATCGGGTTAGAGTCATTGACGGGTCTACCTTTACTGAATCCCCTGGAACCAATCCTCAAGCTACTGTCATGATGATGGGAAG GTACATGGGAGTGAAGATCCTGAGAGAAAGACTTGGAAAAGGAGCTAATGTATAG
- the LOC141591677 gene encoding ureide permease 3-like isoform X2 has translation MFDSPIDPISPPVEFDKDMWSCVLMAMLGGLFLSLGNVLIQYAWAFVGLSVAQVITSSIAVVIGTSLNYFLDDKINKVSILFPGVACFLTAVLLGSTVHSLTELLMWLSFKASVKI, from the exons ATGTTTGACAGTCCTATTGATCCTATTTCTCCTCCTGTCGAGTTTGATAAG GATATGTGGTCATGTGTTTTGATGGCAATGCTAGGAGGACTGTTCTTGAGCCTTGGCAATGTGTTGATACAGTACGCATGGGCATTTGTTGGGCTTTCAGTTGCACAAGTAATTACTTCAAGTATTGCTGTTGTTATAG GTACATCTTTGAACTACTTCTTggacgataagataaataaagtgaGCATTTTGTTCCCTGGAGTTGCATGCTTTCTCACTGCTGTGTTACTTGGATCAACTGTTCACTCTCTAACGGAGCTGCTAATGTGGCTAAGCTTCAAAGCTTCCGTGAAAATATGA